In Drosophila yakuba strain Tai18E2 chromosome 2R, Prin_Dyak_Tai18E2_2.1, whole genome shotgun sequence, a single genomic region encodes these proteins:
- the LOC26534618 gene encoding uncharacterized protein LOC26534618, which yields MSWDTQECSNQDEEFERPSRTLVLVIFTLAVFLKLCIILVEIMV from the coding sequence ATGTCGTGGGATACTCAGGAGTGTAGCAATCAAGATGAGGAATTCGAAAGGCCCAGCAGGACCCTGGTTCTGGTAATCTTCACCCTGGCCGTTTTCCTCAAGTTGTGCATCATTCTGGTGGAGATTATGGTGTGA